The region ACAAGTCCACAAAATACAAACTACAAAGGGGTCCTTATtaaccctaagctggaaatttAAGCCTTAGGCAGGAATTTGACACCAAGAGCTAGAAATCCTTCAAGTGAAGCCAAAAATACATGTATAAGTTGGAAAATCCTCACGGCAGCCCAAAATTTCATAGCAAAGCTAGAAAATAATCATCTCATGACTGGAAAATATGAATCAGAGCTAGAAAAGTTCCACTAACTTCACAAATTCATGATATCTTCCATGAAACCGTCACACTCAAGTCATATTTTGCTTAAATggcaaaataagaaggaaaaagagagattCGTAGTATAATACCTCAAAACCCCAAGATAAGTTGCAAAacaagagttttcttcctcaagtgactccaccaaaagcttccCTCCAAGCTTAGCTCAAGATTAATCGGTGTAGATTTAGGTTGGTGTTTGAATCTCTCATGGATTGAGCAAGAAAGCAAGATGGAACTTGAAGGAttaatttttctctcttttctctcccttaagGTTTGGCCATCatggaagaaaaatgaaagaaattgtGGTCAATTGGAAGATAAAGATGGAaagaaagtcttggtcaagattTGGTTTGATGGTTGACTAGTGTCAAGATCAAATTCCATTCCTATCCCTTTGTCTCTCTTGTGTTTCTTATCTCCaaaatatctagggtttctctaatacactcttaacacttctaatcacataattCCTCTAGTACCACTCTCATTCTCGTCCACCAAATATAACGCACACATCTCACTAGTCGGTCACACTACCTTAATACTCTACGgaacttaacatgtactaaaatataaaaaagggaATGATATAACTCTTGACTCAATCAATAAAATTACCATGAAATTAAGGTAAACAAGgtcaaataaaagaaatataaaataattttttttcaaaaataagagaatttataaaaaaaaattttctgggttctcacactaacACCTCTACTTGCAAGACATCAGCCTCCCCAAATTCCttataaaacacaaaaataagcCTACCATCCGAATCACGCAGCACTCCCACCTCCACTTGCCCTACCATTTGCCACATTAGCATTTGTGTTCAATTTATACTGAATTCTAGGAGGCCTTCTCCAAGAAACCGAAATAATCCAACCCTTACAAGGCACCACTGAAATAAACCGTGTCCAATAGCAATCCAAATCTCTATAAAACTGTGCCTTAGCAAACTGTTTTGCTTGCCCGAGCTCATGTAAAAACCCTTCCACCTCAAGAGTCACCCTCTGAGCCGACAAAGTCCAATATACAAGGTTGAGATACTCAAGCATATTAGTACCTCTTGTCATATTTATTCTGATTGATTAATTTTGCTCTTTCAGGATTGATTGTAAAGTTACCAATCAATATAACTTCCATTTTGGGCACAAATTTATCTTAATGTTTTCACATTTAATTTAGGACCATCTACTTTGCACTCCTAAACTTATACTACTTTCTCACATTGCATCCGAAAGTTTAATTTTAATACTTTGCACCCCAACTCCTAATATGGGAACATTGCACCCTAAACTCTCAAGTTTGTCCCATTTAAATCTAATCAATAATTATGTTTGCAAAATTATCGAGATAAAGCATGGTGAAAATTAATGATAATGTACCATTATCATTTAACTTTTTTGACCACTTTCAATACATTATCTCAATCAGTAATATTTTTAGCAAAATTAACGAGATAAAATATGATGCAAATTAATGATAATGCGTTGTTTATTTTTGCTACAATACCATGGCATCTTTAATTTTGATCACTTTCAGCATATTGCCATTGATTTATTGGGTCTCCTATACAATTTATTTTGCTGAAGTTGTCattaattggatttaaatgggACAAACTTGAGAATTTAGAGTATAAAGTGATCCAAATTGAAAGTTTAGGGTGCAAAGTgcttaaaattgaaatttaaggTGCCAAGTGAAAAAATGATACAACTTCAAGGGTGTAAAGTGGAATTAGTTCTTTAACTTAAACTgaattttctagctaaaatattaTTCAAACTACAAGcatttctcatatttgtatGTTATTTTACTTCGAAGTTTGTTTGCGGACAGTATATATTTTGCTTTGAAGTTCCAAATTTTCAAGGGATTTTCCCAATTGAAATCTTAGCACTGTCACTTCACCTAATATGTGCTTATTCTATGGTTAATTTTCCGTATCATCAGTatacttccaaaaaaaaaaaagttttggtATCATCAGTTTTTTAACATGGTACGTTATAAGAACATGAACAGCGACAATTCTCCGTTCGTAAAACGGTAAAAGTCATGGACGGTTCACTCCTTGTCACGAATTTCAACATTCAAACTTTAATCAATCCCTATGCACTTTTTCCGAGACGATGGTGCCAAGTTAATAGCTTGAATACAAACACAaatgtacaatatattattctggaacagaaaaaataaatttactCTCAACTCCTTATATTGCAGATTACATTCGGATAATATACCGAGAATGAAGGATCAAATCATTGGCTTGGATCTATTATTAATTATTGGCTTTTATCTGTCATTCTATGCAGACAGGATTCTACAAGATCAAAAAATGAATCTGAAAAAAGAATAATGTCTATTGTACACAGTGCCATGCAGAGGCTGTTATCAAGCACCTATCTTGCCAACCTAGAGAAATAGCTTTACCATCAGCCTTTTCAAAAATTCGGAATCCACCATTTCCACCATCAAATTGGATTGGAGAACAGTGGCTTCTGATTTTCAGAAGTAATTTTGCTTGAATCAGAGACCTGGAACTCAATTTAGCTCCACTAAATCCATGACTCTCCATTCTCCCCTTCCAAGTTTCCATCCTCTCATATCTTGGACTAATGTTCACATGATCCTTATCATAGTTCATTACACTTTTAATCTCTTTCCCAAGGTGATTCTTCTCAATGCTCAATCTGTTAGCACTATCAACTGGTAGGCAATCATCCAATGAATCAAACATGGCCGCAAAATAATGCAAGGATTCCATGAACCGCGACAAGAAATTTTGAGGGGTTCGACTCCCTTCATGCTCCACCATTACCACAATAGAAGGATTAATCAAATTTACACATTTCAATGTTTCAGATATTTTGGAGACATTGTTTAGAGTATTCAGATGCAAAACTAAGTTTACCACGACAGTTTCACTTTTCTTTCTCCTTAAACTTCCCAGCATGGATCCTCTCAACAATCCTTGGAATTCAAAATTCAAGCTACGAAAACTCTTAGCAAAGCTGACTAGCCTTGTTTCAGTTTCTTGTAGTTCCTCCATGCTTCTTCCAAAGCCAGTGATTTTCAACGATACTCGTTTGTTAGCCGTTGCAATCTCTGAAAGAGATTGTATAAGAGAAGGCCACTGGAATCCGTAAGATATGTCAAAATCAATGACATGCAACACCCGACTGTTGTTTGGTTCTTCTTTCTCAAAGGTTTCAATGATAGATTGGTTAGCCGTGAAATGAGCAAACTGATAAAACGGGGATACCTTATAAAATTCTGTGAAAGCTAAGAATTCTTCTTCAGGTGTTGGAGTCTTCATTATCATGTCGTAGAAAGGCGATTTTCGAGTGAGAAGCCTTGCAACCAATCCATCAGCAAAATAAGCAGCAACCCTTTGGAGGGAATCTCCAGAGAGGCACACGTTCTGGTACAAATCACATAGGTTGTCTACAGCTGATTCGATGTCATTCTCATCAACTGAACTTGCAGATATAAGCAAAGAGTGAATCAGATGCAGGCCTTTGCCGTCTTCAACCCCTCCATCTTTCTTTTGGTTGAACATCTGTTCTCTCATTTCAAGAAGGCAAAAAATTTTGCCTTCACTGCTTTCATTCAAATCCCAGCGCACTAAATCAGCTTCTCTTCTCTTCCTTTTGTGCTTGATCTTTTGGCTACATGAATCCGTCGCACTTGTAAGTCTCAGACTCAAAAACTCATCATCTTCTCCACCTTGAATTTCAAGAACAGACATGGTAAAacagatagagagagagagacagggagagagagagatgagagGCAACTGTTCTGCAAAAGGGCAGGTGAAGGTATGGTGGAGCTTTAAGGTAAAAAAATATAAGGTTGTACCGGAGTAATTAATCTAAGAAAATTATCTGATGGCCTGTTGAGGCAATATGACACGGACAAGGGAAAGGTACAACTGGTTTCTTTTTGAGCATGTCATCAAAGAGATCAAAACACAAAAAGGGTATCTTTCTTTCTGAAAAATTATTCCTGTTCAAGGTCAATAAACTACTGATgaagttattttatattttttggcaTAGTCTGCCGTCATTTGGATTGTCGATAATCTTGTAGTGAATGATAAATTTGGGGTTTTCGTTAGTTCGGAAGGGATTGGAAGATGCCATATGCAGCCACCAAAAAACAGCGCGAAAAGTAGGGGTATCGGACCTACCGTCCTGCTGTGAAGACCTGTCCATGACCAAACACATGTTTCTTAGGCTTTCTATTTACAGTTTGTGCTATTGGTTGTATCGTATGCAAACATTAGAGGTCAAAGAACAGTTTGGATATTATTCTCCTCTCAAGGAAGAAGTAGCTTTACTTTCCTTTTTAATTCCTTTTTTCGGCTGAATTACAGCATATGTTTGATTACCATCCCTTACCCTTAAAATAGTGAAGTGATATATTGACGAAATTGTGTCCCATTGGAAGTTTTTGTATTAATGTTTATTAGAAATCAGATCTTCCTTTTGAAACGAGACGAACGGTAAAGaccttgtttctttttcttccttttttttctttttaattttgcaTATCAAGATTATGTGATAATGTCCTCAACTAGAATGAGGCACCATGGAGAGTTGCTTGTTGAAGAAACAAGATGCTTCAGCAATCAATAGCTTATGATGAATTTGACTGAGGAAATGGAAGCATTTTTAAACTGTGCATGAGGTGAAATTGATTAAGTCATGCTATTGCTGTAGAACTCCAAATTTCCTGTTCGCAATCAATGTTACATCCAACTAGATGCGGTTTATTGATAGTAATTTGATAAAGGAGGAAGATTTTAGTGACTGTATGATATGGCCGGGAGAAAGTGATAGTTTTCACATTTTCCAAATATTCTAGAAGATTTGGTGACAATAATTACTGTTGGGCTAAGATTTCTCAACATCTACCTATGCAAGGGGTGACTCTGATttgggccaaaaaaaaaagcttagTCTGCAGTTTATGGCAGAGGGTTTTGCACCACTAGTTAAACCGGCCAATTTTGCTGACGTTGAACTAATTTCTTTTTTACCTTATCGAGTCTTTAATTTTAGCCTTTTGTTCTTAATTGTTATTAAAGGCAGACTTTATAATTATGCACATATAAAGAACTCTGGTATCAGGAATAATACAAAGTAAGCAACCAATTTGAAATCTGCATTTTTTTGGTCTATAAGTTAGATTTTCAAGTACGAAAAAGGTAGCTTTTATTGATTTGATCAAATAGCTTCTGGCAAAACAacaactataaaaaaaaatacataatcCACATTTTCCTCACCTCTTAGGGATCCAAACAAAGTTCCATTTGGATAAATTTTAGTAAGAAAATATAGCAATAATTTAGACTATGTTAAGATAAGTAAAATTTTGTAATCTAATACTCTATGTTTCTACCTCCAACAGACAAGTTAATATACCTTTTTTTGGTTTTGCCTAATAGCGTTCTTGAGATGGGATAAACATTGACCATTGAGATAGGACAAGCTTTAAATCCACAATCGATCTCCTAATTCGCCTGAAGTCACAACTTGTTGATACCTTTGCAGGAAAATTTTGGCATCTTTCTGGAGGAAAAGTCGTCACTGTTTTTTGGATTTTGCTGTTTGAACATACCCTTTTGGAGTCATTTGCTCAGCTGTCCTCTGTCTTCTTCTCCCTTTTCCTTATTGTAATTTGTCGACCTCACTCAATTAATAATTCTGTTAAGTATTTCATGCTAGATAATTTATAAATATCCCAACATGGCGTTTTGAATTTACATATTCCTAGTTCATTTGGATTAAGATGCGTGGTATGTGATATCTTTCTCCGTCTACCACATATAAATCTGTCTTGCTTCCAAATAGTTCCCATAATACAAAGTCACATTTAGTATGTCTCCATGTTCATTGAATTTATCACACAGACCATAACTGCTGCAGAAAACATTAggatttgaaaaatataaatctTAAGACTCTTTATCTTAACAATATCCAATTGTTCTAACCTAGTTTTGTATGTCAAATAATTAACCACTGATTTCAAAATAAAGGCGaactaagaaaattttcaagattTTATTCTATGAGTATGCAATACATATCTTTTGGCAcattaatttaagaaaataaacattttaattttattttgcattacATAATTCATCATCAGATTCTTTATTTCATGATTGATCATTCCTTGTATTCTTGTTTCTGAGCCGAATGAATCAACCACAACTTCGACACATATACGTGGCTAAGAAAattctgtatttttttttccttgatagcaacttcaaaatttttattagACTGAGAAATTTTCGAAGATGCTATATTAGTGTCCAAGGCATATTTGGCTAGTTTTTCCAGTATATGGTTTTCATATATTTATTCGAGTACTCTTCTTACCAGGTCTCACTCAAACACTGAAACGACGCGAATGCCATTCATTCTTACTACCGTACTACGATTACCTATTCAACTTTTTTCCTACTATTGACTGTGACCTAGTACCTATTGTCGGAACAATGATAATAGGACTATGAACTAGTACTATTCTTAAAACTATGATGATAGGGAGATATATATAAATttacatgaaataaaaatgAGTACTATTCTACCGTTCCTGATTCAATACTTAAATTGAGTTTCATATCCAAAAGCTCTTACCAACTTCTCAACAACTTTGACATAGGAAGCTCATAATATGCTTGTACATGGAAATAGAAAAGCGGATCAATTAATTTATCAGAAGAAGCACTAAACAGTGAAAAATCAATGTCGCAGAATCATTAAGAGAAAGTTGTGAAGAAGACAATAataacagaaaaaagaaaagcaaacaaaccaaatatcttctgttatttttattaaaaaaattttgaaattaccATCAGAAGATCTTGAGGATGAATTTGACaaccaaaaagaaaggaatattCATCACTCCAGACAAGTCTTTCGATATTTACACCATTAGTAGCTTGGTTTACAACATGCCTGCATGATCTGTACGTCGTTGGGGTCGAATAGCTCAGTATTTGATTTTTTCGATTGGATTCTTCTGTTCGGCTGGCTCTCAACTGGTGAAAAGCGATTTGAAAACTCATAATCCAAAGTAAAAGATACTACGAAAATCAACTCAAAGCTTATTTAATGTGGAACAAACTAGTTGAATATTCTTACATTGAAATTGCTGTTTGAAAGAATCAAATCTGGTTTGTACTATTGCATAGAAACATGGCAGCCGTTATTGTCATGATGTTCCAATTTCAACTCTGATTGCTATTCTTTTGCATTGTTAATGGCGTAAAAAGTAAGAGTAAAATATATATTGTCAATCT is a window of Coffea eugenioides isolate CCC68of unplaced genomic scaffold, Ceug_1.0 ScVebR1_2650;HRSCAF=3718, whole genome shotgun sequence DNA encoding:
- the LOC113757047 gene encoding protein SCARECROW 1-like codes for the protein MSVLEIQGGEDDEFLSLRLTSATDSCSQKIKHKRKRREADLVRWDLNESSEGKIFCLLEMREQMFNQKKDGGVEDGKGLHLIHSLLISASSVDENDIESAVDNLCDLYQNVCLSGDSLQRVAAYFADGLVARLLTRKSPFYDMIMKTPTPEEEFLAFTEFYKVSPFYQFAHFTANQSIIETFEKEEPNNSRVLHVIDFDISYGFQWPSLIQSLSEIATANKRVSLKITGFGRSMEELQETETRLVSFAKSFRSLNFEFQGLLRGSMLGSLRRKKSETVVVNLVLHLNTLNNVSKISETLKCVNLINPSIVVMVEHEGSRTPQNFLSRFMESLHYFAAMFDSLDDCLPVDSANRLSIEKNHLGKEIKSVMNYDKDHVNISPRYERMETWKGRMESHGFSGAKLSSRSLIQAKLLLKIRSHCSPIQFDGGNGGFRIFEKADGKAISLGWQDRCLITASAWHCVQ